From Nguyenibacter vanlangensis, one genomic window encodes:
- the fabG gene encoding 3-oxoacyl-[acyl-carrier-protein] reductase — protein MFSLDGKTALVTGASGGIGAAIARALHAQGARVVLSGTRETVLNGVASEIAPDGERVHVCVADLSDPAASDALVAAAETAAGAPLDILVNNAGLTRDGLAIRMKDEDWNRVLEVDLAAPFRLCRAALKGMLRRRAGRIVSIASIVGVTGNAGQANYSAAKAGMIGMSKSLAQEVGSRGVTVNVVAPGFVQTAMTDVLPEAQREKLLGGIPLGRMGRPEDIAAAVVYLVSDEAGWITGATLNVNGGMAMP, from the coding sequence ATGTTCAGTTTGGATGGCAAGACCGCGCTGGTCACGGGAGCATCGGGGGGAATCGGCGCGGCGATCGCGCGGGCCCTGCATGCCCAGGGGGCGCGCGTCGTCCTGTCCGGCACGCGGGAGACGGTGCTGAACGGGGTCGCATCCGAGATCGCGCCCGATGGCGAGCGGGTGCATGTCTGCGTGGCCGACCTGTCCGACCCGGCGGCGTCCGACGCGCTGGTCGCCGCCGCGGAAACGGCGGCGGGCGCGCCGCTGGACATCCTGGTCAACAATGCGGGGCTGACCCGCGACGGACTGGCGATTCGTATGAAGGACGAGGACTGGAACCGGGTGCTGGAGGTCGACCTGGCTGCGCCCTTCCGCCTGTGCCGCGCCGCGCTGAAGGGCATGCTGCGCCGGCGCGCCGGCCGCATCGTCAGCATCGCCTCGATCGTCGGGGTGACGGGCAATGCGGGGCAGGCCAATTATTCGGCGGCCAAGGCCGGCATGATCGGCATGAGCAAGTCTCTGGCGCAGGAAGTCGGCTCGCGCGGGGTGACGGTCAATGTCGTGGCGCCCGGTTTCGTGCAGACCGCGATGACCGACGTGCTGCCCGAGGCGCAGCGCGAGAAGCTGCTGGGCGGCATCCCGCTGGGCCGGATGGGCCGGCCCGAGGATATCGCCGCCGCCGTGGTCTATCTGGTCTCGGACGAGGCGGGCTGGATCACCGGGGCGACGCTGAACGTCAATGGCGGGATGGCGATGCCGTAG
- a CDS encoding acyl carrier protein — protein MSEIADKVKKIVVEHLGVEESKVTPEASFIDDLGADSLDTVELVMAFEEAFSVEIPEDAAEKIATVKDAIDYIEKQKAA, from the coding sequence ATGAGCGAAATCGCCGACAAGGTTAAGAAGATTGTGGTCGAGCACCTCGGGGTCGAGGAAAGCAAGGTCACCCCGGAGGCCTCCTTCATCGACGACCTCGGCGCCGACAGCCTGGACACGGTCGAGCTGGTGATGGCCTTCGAAGAGGCGTTCAGCGTCGAGATTCCGGAAGATGCGGCCGAGAAGATCGCCACCGTGAAGGACGCGATCGACTATATCGAGAAGCAGAAGGCCGCCTGA
- the fabF gene encoding beta-ketoacyl-ACP synthase II yields MVQSTGVASGARRVVVTGMGIVSPLGLGLEHNWSRLIAGENGFGRITSFDPSDLPAQVAGEVPAGPTDSGGLTLSDWVSVKDQKKMDRFIHLGLVAATEAVEDSGWTPESEEERCRTGVMIGSGIGGLQTIYDASITVHEGRARRLSPFFIPSALINLVSGHVSIKYGFKGPNHSVVTACATGVHAIGDASRLIMLGDADVMIAGGAEAAVCPLGIAGFCSARALSTSFNDTPERASRPWDRDRDGFVMGEGAGIVVLEEYEHAKARGAKIYGEIVGYGLSGDAHHITSPAEGHEGAYRAMQAAVRNAGIDVTDIGYVNAHGTSTMADDLELHAVERLFGDHAGALAMSSTKSAIGHLLGAAGAVEAIFSMLAIRDNVAPPTLNLDNPSRESVIDRVAHEAQRRKIDIALSNSFGFGGTNASVIMRRV; encoded by the coding sequence TTGGTACAGTCTACCGGAGTGGCGTCGGGAGCCCGTCGCGTTGTTGTCACCGGTATGGGCATTGTCAGCCCGCTCGGGCTTGGGCTCGAACATAACTGGTCGCGCCTGATCGCCGGGGAAAACGGTTTTGGCCGGATCACCTCGTTCGACCCGTCCGACCTGCCCGCCCAGGTGGCGGGCGAGGTTCCTGCCGGACCGACCGACAGCGGTGGCCTGACCTTGTCCGACTGGGTGTCGGTCAAGGACCAGAAGAAGATGGACCGGTTCATCCATCTTGGCCTGGTGGCGGCGACCGAGGCGGTGGAGGATTCGGGCTGGACGCCGGAATCCGAAGAAGAGCGTTGCCGGACCGGGGTGATGATCGGCTCAGGCATCGGCGGCCTGCAGACGATCTATGACGCATCGATCACGGTTCATGAAGGACGCGCGCGGCGCCTGTCGCCCTTCTTCATTCCGTCGGCGCTGATCAACCTGGTTTCGGGCCACGTCTCCATCAAATACGGCTTCAAGGGACCGAATCACTCGGTGGTCACCGCCTGCGCCACGGGCGTGCACGCGATCGGCGATGCGTCGCGCCTGATCATGCTGGGCGACGCCGACGTCATGATCGCCGGTGGCGCCGAGGCCGCGGTGTGTCCGCTGGGGATCGCCGGATTCTGTTCGGCCCGCGCGCTGTCGACCAGTTTCAACGACACTCCCGAAAGGGCCTCGCGCCCGTGGGATCGTGATCGTGACGGGTTCGTGATGGGCGAGGGCGCGGGTATCGTGGTGCTGGAAGAATACGAGCACGCCAAGGCCCGTGGCGCGAAGATCTATGGCGAGATCGTCGGGTACGGCCTGTCGGGCGACGCCCATCACATCACGTCGCCCGCCGAGGGGCATGAAGGTGCGTATCGCGCCATGCAGGCGGCGGTGCGCAATGCCGGCATCGACGTGACCGATATCGGCTACGTCAACGCCCATGGCACCTCGACCATGGCCGACGATCTGGAGTTGCATGCGGTCGAACGCCTGTTCGGCGATCATGCCGGCGCGCTGGCCATGTCCTCGACCAAGTCTGCCATCGGCCATCTGCTTGGGGCGGCCGGCGCGGTCGAGGCGATCTTCTCGATGCTGGCGATCCGCGACAATGTCGCGCCGCCGACGCTGAACCTGGACAACCCGTCCCGCGAGAGCGTCATCGACCGGGTTGCGCATGAGGCTCAGCGCCGCAAGATCGACATCGCCTTGTCCAACAGCTTCGGCTTCGGCGGCACCAACGCCAGCGTCATCATGCGCCGCGTCTGA
- the mltG gene encoding endolytic transglycosylase MltG → MVRRLVTLMAVLLMLAAGAGIGVAGWGWWAYRAPGPAAEARAVVVPRGGIGSTIAALQQAGVLAGGQARALLFRAAVHLTRRDGVLHAAELEFPAHGSMADVLSVLRHAHPVLHWVTVPEGLSSQQVADILDRAPVLSGALPTLTEGGILPQTYDYEWGTPRAALLARMRSAMNAALDTVWRDREVVAEIPDRRTLLILASMVERETAIPAERRMVARVFINRLRQGMRLQSDPTVVYGINRGAGPLGHALTRAELETPSAYNTYTLPGLPAGPICSPGLVSLQAVAHPAGGDALYFVADGNGGHIFADSLADHNRNVAVYRAHRQGMPR, encoded by the coding sequence ATGGTCAGACGCCTTGTCACCCTGATGGCAGTGTTGTTGATGCTGGCGGCCGGTGCCGGCATCGGTGTCGCCGGCTGGGGCTGGTGGGCCTATCGCGCGCCTGGCCCGGCGGCGGAGGCCCGTGCGGTGGTGGTGCCGCGCGGCGGGATCGGCAGCACGATCGCCGCCTTGCAGCAGGCCGGCGTGCTGGCCGGCGGCCAGGCTCGGGCGCTGCTGTTTCGCGCCGCGGTTCATCTGACGCGCCGCGACGGCGTGCTGCATGCGGCGGAACTGGAATTTCCGGCCCATGGGTCGATGGCCGACGTGCTGTCCGTGCTGCGCCATGCGCATCCGGTCCTGCATTGGGTGACGGTGCCCGAAGGGCTGTCGTCACAGCAGGTCGCCGATATCCTCGATCGCGCGCCGGTACTCAGCGGCGCCTTGCCGACGCTGACCGAGGGCGGAATCCTGCCGCAGACCTATGATTACGAATGGGGCACGCCGCGCGCGGCACTGCTGGCCCGGATGCGTTCGGCGATGAATGCCGCGCTGGATACCGTTTGGCGAGACCGGGAGGTCGTGGCCGAAATCCCCGATCGCCGGACGCTGCTGATCCTGGCCTCGATGGTCGAGCGGGAAACCGCCATCCCGGCGGAACGCAGGATGGTGGCCCGTGTCTTCATCAACCGGCTGCGGCAGGGGATGCGCCTGCAATCCGATCCTACGGTGGTGTACGGCATCAATCGCGGGGCGGGGCCGCTGGGACATGCGCTGACGCGGGCCGAACTGGAAACGCCCAGCGCCTATAACACCTACACGCTGCCCGGCCTGCCGGCGGGGCCGATCTGTTCGCCGGGGCTGGTGTCGCTTCAGGCCGTGGCGCACCCTGCCGGCGGCGATGCGCTCTATTTCGTGGCGGACGGGAATGGCGGCCACATCTTCGCCGACAGCCTGGCGGATCATAACCGGAATGTCGCGGTCTATCGGGCGCACCGGCAGGGCATGCCCCGCTGA
- a CDS encoding lipid-binding SYLF domain-containing protein translates to MALPNGLSRGVPALLAASLALSSAPALAAGESQQSLIDRATLTVRDMFAGARPDSKITRYMVRARAVMVCPSIFRMSIGIGGSGGGCVLLSRDARGSWSDPAFYTLSSANIGIQLGMQDSEVIFFIMTDRGLQALLDNQFQLGADASASFATMGSGIESGTAGESNTDIMALQKSKGLFAGAALGGSKLSVNSGANRAYYSQIVGPEDIVISMRVNNPGADPLRSALSEAQATASGGAAYQPGLGARAYGQSSMGASAAYGAQSYGPQGAEPMQVAPAPTGTVSSQPLGAPR, encoded by the coding sequence ATGGCTTTGCCGAACGGTCTTTCCCGCGGGGTGCCCGCCCTTCTGGCCGCGTCCCTGGCGCTGTCCTCGGCGCCGGCCCTTGCCGCCGGCGAGTCGCAGCAATCCCTGATAGACCGCGCGACCCTGACCGTGCGCGACATGTTCGCCGGTGCCCGACCCGACAGCAAGATCACCCGTTATATGGTCCGCGCCCGAGCGGTCATGGTCTGTCCGTCGATCTTCCGCATGTCGATCGGCATCGGCGGCTCGGGCGGCGGCTGCGTGCTGCTGTCGCGCGACGCGCGCGGCTCATGGTCCGACCCGGCCTTCTATACGCTCAGCTCGGCCAATATCGGCATCCAGCTCGGCATGCAGGATTCCGAGGTCATCTTCTTCATCATGACCGATCGCGGCCTTCAGGCATTGCTGGACAATCAATTCCAGTTGGGGGCTGACGCGTCGGCATCCTTCGCCACCATGGGCTCGGGGATCGAAAGCGGCACGGCCGGAGAGAGCAACACCGACATCATGGCGTTGCAGAAATCCAAGGGCCTGTTCGCCGGCGCGGCGCTTGGCGGGTCGAAATTGTCGGTCAACAGCGGCGCCAACCGGGCCTATTACAGCCAGATCGTCGGGCCGGAAGACATCGTGATCTCGATGCGGGTCAACAATCCCGGGGCCGATCCGCTGCGCAGCGCGCTCAGCGAGGCCCAGGCCACGGCGTCGGGCGGCGCCGCCTATCAGCCCGGCCTGGGAGCGCGAGCCTATGGGCAATCCTCCATGGGCGCGTCGGCCGCCTATGGCGCCCAATCCTATGGCCCGCAGGGCGCCGAGCCGATGCAAGTCGCCCCGGCACCCACCGGCACCGTCAGCAGCCAGCCCCTGGGCGCACCGCGCTAG
- a CDS encoding inositol monophosphatase family protein: MSDAILCRFEAARSIVGDAADLAMSMRPPSGGPAATLKSAQDWLTEADGAVEALISARIGALFPEDGFQGEEEGRTRTGRLRWVVDPIDGTSNFARGRNRWCISLGLLDGDLPVAGIIHAPALGEVYTAVRGRGAVLNGRPIKASPVTDTRSAMVEMGWSNRVPKGVFEEKVAAILRLGAMPRSGGSGALALADVACGRLDGYLEMVINLWDVAAALAILEEAGARVSPFLRDGGLEGGATLLAAAPGIADDLSAALAVSLD; this comes from the coding sequence ATGTCCGACGCCATCCTGTGCCGGTTCGAAGCCGCCCGATCCATCGTCGGCGATGCCGCCGACCTCGCCATGTCCATGCGCCCGCCTTCCGGCGGACCGGCCGCCACGCTGAAAAGCGCCCAGGACTGGCTGACCGAGGCCGATGGCGCCGTAGAAGCCTTGATTTCCGCCCGGATCGGGGCCCTGTTCCCTGAAGACGGCTTCCAGGGCGAGGAAGAAGGCCGCACCCGCACCGGCCGCCTGCGCTGGGTCGTCGATCCGATCGACGGCACGTCCAATTTCGCCCGCGGGCGCAATCGCTGGTGCATCTCGCTGGGCCTGCTGGATGGCGACCTGCCGGTGGCGGGCATCATCCATGCCCCGGCGCTGGGCGAGGTCTATACTGCCGTGCGCGGCCGCGGCGCCGTCCTGAACGGACGGCCGATCAAGGCTTCGCCCGTCACGGATACGCGCTCGGCCATGGTCGAGATGGGATGGAGCAACCGCGTCCCCAAAGGTGTGTTCGAGGAAAAGGTCGCGGCCATCCTGCGTCTCGGCGCCATGCCGCGTTCCGGCGGGTCCGGCGCGCTGGCCCTGGCCGATGTCGCCTGCGGCCGGCTGGACGGATATCTGGAAATGGTCATCAATCTGTGGGACGTCGCGGCAGCGCTCGCCATCCTGGAGGAAGCCGGGGCCCGGGTCTCGCCCTTCCTGCGCGACGGCGGGCTGGAGGGCGGCGCCACGCTGCTTGCCGCCGCTCCGGGAATCGCCGACGATCTGTCCGCCGCCCTGGCGGTATCGCTGGACTGA
- a CDS encoding MmcB family DNA repair protein, with the protein MAPCPAMPTDLAENQFAIRRAILHLCGQLGWATLNELVLPDGRRADIMALRPDNGLVCIEIKSGPRDFLADGKWETYQEWSDQLFFAVDHGFPLALLPETAGIMVADTGLLPTGLEVIAESAILRDAPQNTLAPARRRKLTHLFAMQAAERLARLNDPAITAALRAARRVE; encoded by the coding sequence ATGGCACCCTGCCCGGCCATGCCGACCGACCTTGCGGAAAACCAGTTCGCCATCCGCCGCGCCATCCTGCATCTTTGCGGCCAGTTGGGCTGGGCCACCCTGAACGAGCTGGTTCTGCCGGACGGGCGGCGCGCCGACATCATGGCCTTGCGTCCGGACAATGGCCTTGTATGCATCGAGATCAAATCCGGTCCGCGCGACTTCCTGGCCGACGGCAAATGGGAAACCTATCAAGAGTGGAGCGACCAGCTTTTCTTCGCGGTCGACCATGGATTTCCCCTGGCATTGCTGCCCGAGACCGCGGGAATCATGGTCGCCGATACCGGCCTGCTGCCGACCGGGCTGGAGGTGATCGCCGAATCTGCCATCCTGCGCGATGCGCCGCAGAACACGCTGGCGCCGGCGCGCCGGCGGAAACTGACCCATCTGTTCGCCATGCAGGCCGCCGAGCGGCTCGCACGGCTGAATGACCCGGCGATCACAGCCGCACTGCGCGCGGCGCGCCGCGTGGAATGA
- a CDS encoding formyl transferase, which translates to MGLLRTDIWRTGIIARPMSDILARGTVEGLPVTWLPDQGAFRFLADPFGLWRDDRLHVFVEAYDYRDRIGRIEMFVLDRALRLLDSRPVLSEPWHLSYPVVIEDGDAVYLLPEAHRSGRLSLYRAVSFPDRWMRVEDFAFPVAAIDASPLRVGDRWWIFFSPPGGSPADRQSLLHAAFADSLLGPWRLHPANPLRWDRSAARPGGTPVIVDGRIILPTQDCSATYGGAITPLTVTELGMARVMTRPGPQIRPPSSWTPFTDGLHSLSAAGDVTLLDAKTITRSPRRIAIELARRGRRLIRNG; encoded by the coding sequence ATGGGATTGCTGCGGACGGATATCTGGCGGACCGGCATCATTGCCCGTCCGATGTCCGACATCCTGGCGCGCGGGACGGTCGAGGGGTTGCCCGTGACATGGCTGCCCGACCAGGGCGCGTTCCGTTTCCTGGCCGATCCATTCGGGCTGTGGCGGGACGACCGGCTGCACGTCTTCGTCGAAGCCTATGATTATCGTGACCGGATCGGCCGGATCGAGATGTTCGTCCTCGACCGGGCCCTGCGCCTGCTGGACAGCAGGCCCGTCCTGTCCGAGCCGTGGCATCTGTCCTATCCGGTGGTGATCGAGGACGGCGATGCGGTCTATCTGCTACCCGAGGCCCATCGATCGGGGCGGTTGAGCCTGTATCGTGCGGTCTCGTTTCCCGATCGGTGGATGCGGGTGGAGGATTTCGCCTTTCCGGTGGCGGCGATCGATGCCTCGCCGCTGCGGGTCGGCGACCGCTGGTGGATCTTCTTCAGTCCGCCCGGGGGCAGCCCGGCGGACCGGCAGAGCCTGCTGCATGCCGCCTTCGCCGACAGCCTGCTCGGCCCGTGGCGGCTGCATCCGGCCAATCCGCTGCGCTGGGACCGCAGCGCAGCGCGCCCCGGCGGCACGCCCGTGATCGTCGACGGGCGGATCATCCTGCCGACGCAGGATTGCAGCGCCACCTATGGCGGGGCGATCACTCCGCTGACCGTCACCGAACTGGGGATGGCGCGCGTCATGACCCGGCCCGGGCCGCAGATCCGTCCGCCATCGTCCTGGACGCCGTTCACCGACGGGCTGCACAGCCTGTCGGCGGCGGGGGACGTGACGCTGCTGGACGCCAAGACGATCACCCGCTCGCCGCGCCGGATTGCGATCGAACTGGCGCGGCGTGGGCGGCGGCTTATCAGGAACGGGTAG
- a CDS encoding glycosyltransferase, with amino-acid sequence MRIAYVINSVEGGGAAFPVPDITRLMRDGGHEVALFALLRRDGRALPAITASGLQAAVRAGSRQDHVAALRWLDRQVASWRPDLIWTSLTRATVMGQMIGLKRRIPVVSWQHSAGLSPANTGLLRALRGLSRLWVADSRCVLAFMHDRLAVPPSRAMLWPIFRADPGCPVARPWQAGEPVRIGSLGRLHPVKGYDHLCHALAILKADTTLPPFEITIAGEGAERPHLESLIRQYGLTNLHLAGFQDAVPPFLATQHGYVQPSLHEGLCIGVHQAMQAGLAPIASAVGEIPYTVQDGMSGWLVPPRDPPALAAALARALRRPDRLASMGQAARTQVLDRFAPERFAAAGRAILDRVQPASRPTRS; translated from the coding sequence ATGCGCATCGCCTATGTGATCAATTCGGTCGAGGGCGGCGGCGCCGCCTTTCCGGTACCCGACATCACCCGCCTGATGCGCGATGGCGGGCACGAGGTCGCGCTCTTCGCGCTGCTGCGCCGCGACGGCCGCGCTTTGCCGGCGATCACCGCAAGCGGCCTGCAAGCGGCGGTGCGCGCGGGCAGCAGGCAGGACCATGTCGCCGCCCTGCGCTGGCTGGACCGCCAGGTCGCTTCCTGGCGTCCGGACCTGATCTGGACATCGCTGACCCGCGCCACGGTGATGGGGCAGATGATCGGGCTGAAACGGCGCATCCCGGTAGTCAGTTGGCAGCATTCGGCGGGACTCAGCCCTGCCAATACGGGCCTGCTGCGCGCCCTGCGCGGACTCAGCCGCCTCTGGGTGGCCGATTCGCGATGCGTGCTGGCCTTCATGCACGATCGCCTGGCCGTTCCGCCCAGTCGCGCCATGCTGTGGCCGATCTTCCGCGCCGATCCGGGCTGCCCGGTCGCACGGCCCTGGCAAGCGGGTGAACCCGTGCGCATCGGCTCGCTGGGGCGCCTGCATCCTGTCAAGGGCTATGATCACCTGTGCCACGCTCTGGCGATACTGAAGGCCGACACGACGCTGCCGCCGTTCGAAATCACCATCGCCGGCGAGGGCGCGGAACGGCCCCACCTCGAATCGCTGATCCGGCAATACGGGCTGACCAACCTGCATCTGGCCGGGTTCCAGGACGCGGTGCCGCCCTTCCTGGCGACGCAACATGGCTACGTCCAGCCCTCGCTGCACGAGGGGCTGTGCATCGGCGTGCATCAGGCCATGCAGGCCGGCCTGGCGCCGATCGCCTCGGCCGTGGGAGAAATCCCCTATACGGTGCAGGACGGCATGTCCGGCTGGCTGGTCCCGCCCAGGGACCCGCCGGCGCTGGCGGCTGCGCTGGCACGGGCGCTGCGCCGGCCGGACCGGCTGGCCAGCATGGGGCAAGCCGCGCGCACGCAAGTGCTGGACCGATTCGCGCCGGAGCGGTTCGCCGCCGCCGGCCGGGCGATCCTGGATCGGGTACAGCCCGCTTCGCGCCCTACCCGTTCCTGA
- a CDS encoding NTP transferase domain-containing protein gives MTNGLLTVLVLAGTRAGTSDPMARAAGVSHKAILPVAGRPMIARVVDALAAHPRVGRIVVSIERPEILDGVLDHPVGVLPPAPGPSASVMEALSTLGTPLLVTTADHALLRPEWIDAFLASAGTQCDMAAAIAMAGDIARDAPGGRRTLIRLADGAFSGCNLFLFRTPAALGVVRLWQRIERQRKHPLRMARLLGPMLLLRYATGRLTRAALCARIGVLSHATVRLVPLPDGRAAVDIDKPADLAQAEAILSRAWTRTGARTGARTGAESCASPM, from the coding sequence GTGACGAACGGCCTGCTGACCGTCCTGGTCCTGGCAGGCACGCGCGCCGGCACGTCCGACCCGATGGCCCGGGCCGCCGGCGTGTCGCACAAGGCGATCCTGCCCGTCGCCGGCCGTCCGATGATCGCCCGGGTGGTGGACGCGCTGGCGGCCCATCCACGCGTCGGCCGGATCGTCGTCAGCATCGAAAGACCCGAAATCCTGGACGGGGTCCTGGACCACCCGGTCGGCGTCCTGCCCCCGGCGCCAGGACCCAGCGCCAGCGTCATGGAGGCCCTGTCGACGCTGGGCACGCCCCTGCTGGTCACCACGGCCGACCACGCGCTGCTTCGCCCCGAATGGATCGATGCGTTCCTGGCCTCGGCCGGCACCCAGTGCGACATGGCGGCCGCCATCGCCATGGCCGGCGATATCGCCCGCGATGCGCCGGGCGGCAGGCGTACGCTGATCCGCCTGGCGGACGGCGCCTTTTCCGGCTGCAACCTGTTCCTGTTCCGCACCCCGGCCGCCCTGGGCGTCGTGCGGCTGTGGCAACGGATCGAACGACAGCGCAAGCACCCGTTGCGCATGGCCCGCCTGCTGGGGCCGATGCTCCTGCTGCGCTACGCGACCGGACGGCTGACCCGGGCGGCGCTGTGCGCACGGATCGGAGTCCTGAGCCACGCCACGGTCCGGCTGGTCCCGCTGCCGGACGGGCGCGCCGCGGTCGATATCGACAAGCCCGCCGACCTGGCGCAGGCCGAGGCGATCCTGTCCCGCGCCTGGACCCGTACCGGGGCCCGCACTGGGGCCCGCACCGGGGCTGAATCATGCGCATCGCCTATGTGA
- a CDS encoding sterol desaturase family protein: MIGSTLRNGSLRTGRSFDLGKMDLRQLWIAYLTYPTILLYIALAVASFAMLGRHFPGILPTAVAMGAVIAIYPVAWYLIHRFILHGRFLYRMKWTASLWKRIHFDHHQDPHLLDVLFGSPLNTLPTIALITLPVGYSIGHLGGAAAAMGTGLTVTCIYEFFHCIQHLNYKPRMRWIQKMKQRHVLHHFHHEDGNYGITSFFVDRLFGSYYADARARPRSAHVFNLGYDLQEATLYPWVMDLTGAPPREKPDGAPPQRNAA; encoded by the coding sequence ATGATCGGCTCGACATTGCGCAATGGGTCCCTCCGCACCGGGCGGAGCTTCGATCTGGGCAAGATGGATCTCCGCCAGTTGTGGATCGCCTACCTGACCTATCCGACCATCCTGCTCTATATCGCGCTGGCCGTGGCCAGCTTCGCGATGCTGGGCCGCCATTTCCCGGGCATCCTGCCTACCGCGGTCGCCATGGGCGCCGTCATCGCGATCTATCCGGTCGCGTGGTACCTGATCCATCGCTTCATCCTGCACGGGCGCTTCCTGTACCGGATGAAATGGACCGCTTCATTGTGGAAGCGCATCCATTTCGACCATCATCAGGATCCGCATCTGCTGGACGTGCTGTTCGGCTCGCCGCTGAACACCCTGCCGACGATCGCGCTCATCACCCTGCCCGTCGGCTATTCGATCGGGCATCTCGGCGGGGCCGCCGCCGCGATGGGGACCGGGCTGACCGTCACCTGCATCTACGAATTCTTCCACTGCATCCAGCATCTGAACTACAAGCCGCGCATGCGCTGGATCCAGAAGATGAAGCAGCGCCACGTCCTGCATCATTTCCATCACGAGGACGGCAATTACGGCATCACCAGCTTCTTCGTCGACCGCCTGTTCGGCAGCTACTACGCCGACGCCCGCGCGCGGCCGCGCAGCGCCCATGTCTTCAACCTGGGTTACGACCTCCAGGAAGCCACCCTCTATCCCTGGGTGATGGACCTGACCGGCGCGCCGCCGCGCGAGAAGCCGGACGGCGCGCCGCCCCAGCGGAACGCGGCGTGA
- a CDS encoding LptF/LptG family permease — translation MRHATVPTSSRRSRVLLFYLSRELVLRVATTGAILVALMEILALLEQLTPILERHLGLGGVLYFTLLRAPMLLGTICPLAVLIGALLLLVQMTTNSEIAILRAAGLSTPGLVALCLPAVLGLGLADMVLDDQVTPRTELVLAQWWNETDPHPEAGHGFWFRSGATLVDVGYAAEGGRLLCKVDLYRRDAAGRLTQASHLDSARYAHGHWIGGLGRGLHVASVSVRPAALPSGPIRDLDGPDPLTPAQVMRLAADTPPLSAAAAISMLQGRAPSSQPPGYLRTALLDRALTPLTFVVMLLLALPVVYIPPRTGTRSWLPVWCLGAGLLFVVFQGLLRALGNAGTLPALLATLPGVVIFTCAVGVVMLRIEER, via the coding sequence ATGCGGCACGCCACGGTCCCCACGTCGTCGCGCAGGTCCCGCGTCCTGCTCTTCTATCTGTCGCGCGAGCTGGTGCTGCGCGTCGCCACTACGGGCGCGATCCTGGTTGCATTGATGGAAATCCTGGCGCTGCTGGAACAATTGACCCCGATCCTGGAACGGCATCTCGGGCTCGGCGGCGTGCTCTATTTCACGCTCCTGCGCGCGCCGATGCTGCTGGGCACCATCTGTCCGCTGGCCGTCCTGATCGGCGCGCTGCTCCTGCTGGTCCAGATGACGACGAACAGCGAAATCGCCATCCTGCGGGCGGCGGGCCTGTCGACGCCCGGTCTGGTCGCGCTGTGCCTGCCGGCCGTCCTGGGGCTGGGTCTGGCCGACATGGTGCTGGACGACCAGGTCACGCCGCGCACCGAACTGGTGCTGGCGCAATGGTGGAACGAAACCGACCCCCATCCCGAAGCCGGGCACGGATTCTGGTTCCGTAGCGGCGCGACGCTGGTCGATGTCGGCTATGCGGCAGAGGGCGGGCGGCTGCTCTGCAAGGTGGATCTGTATCGGCGCGACGCGGCCGGGCGGCTGACGCAAGCCAGCCATCTCGATTCGGCCCGTTACGCACACGGACACTGGATCGGCGGCCTCGGCCGCGGGCTGCATGTCGCCTCCGTATCGGTCCGGCCCGCCGCTCTGCCATCCGGCCCGATACGGGACCTGGACGGGCCGGATCCGCTGACCCCGGCGCAGGTGATGCGCCTGGCGGCCGATACGCCGCCGCTATCGGCCGCGGCGGCGATTTCCATGCTGCAGGGCCGCGCGCCATCCAGCCAGCCGCCGGGCTATCTTCGGACCGCATTGCTGGATCGCGCGCTAACCCCGCTGACTTTCGTCGTCATGCTGTTATTGGCGCTGCCGGTGGTCTATATCCCACCGCGGACGGGTACGCGAAGCTGGCTGCCCGTCTGGTGCCTGGGGGCTGGCCTGCTGTTCGTGGTGTTCCAGGGACTGCTGCGGGCCCTGGGCAATGCCGGCACGCTGCCGGCACTGTTGGCGACCCTGCCAGGCGTCGTGATCTTCACGTGCGCGGTCGGCGTCGTGATGCTGAGGATAGAAGAGAGATGA